A window from Chryseobacterium vaccae encodes these proteins:
- a CDS encoding sensor histidine kinase — MLYFDNPIKTTYIVTIVVSLLLVSFIVFVIVTYNRRQLLNLKEKQLQQAEYENQLLQKELEKQKSIEKERERISHDMHDDLGAGISALKLQAEFLKQKAEDEDLQNDINELLKTSEEMNLSMREMLWSLNSGNDTLGNFIDYAVQYADGFLKRTKIKLWTESIDVITETPISTELRRNLFLCLKEAVNNAYKHSQADTLKISFFQEKNVFLMNIKDNGKGVPEEHAEGNGLRNMKRRMQEQEGECQMVTSESGTHLIFKILLYI; from the coding sequence ATGTTGTATTTTGATAATCCTATTAAAACTACATATATTGTCACAATAGTAGTATCATTATTGTTGGTGAGTTTCATCGTTTTTGTGATTGTAACTTATAATAGACGTCAATTATTAAATCTCAAAGAAAAACAACTTCAACAGGCTGAATACGAAAACCAGCTCCTCCAAAAAGAACTAGAAAAACAAAAATCCATAGAAAAAGAACGGGAACGAATCTCCCATGACATGCATGACGATCTCGGAGCGGGAATCTCAGCATTGAAACTTCAGGCGGAATTCCTCAAACAAAAAGCAGAGGATGAAGATCTTCAGAATGATATTAATGAGCTTTTGAAAACCTCAGAAGAAATGAATCTTTCCATGCGGGAAATGCTGTGGAGCCTGAACTCAGGGAACGATACGCTGGGAAACTTTATAGACTATGCCGTGCAATATGCTGATGGCTTTCTGAAAAGAACCAAAATAAAACTTTGGACAGAAAGTATAGACGTCATCACTGAAACCCCGATTTCTACGGAATTGAGACGAAACCTGTTCCTATGCCTCAAAGAAGCGGTGAATAACGCATACAAACACAGTCAGGCAGATACCTTGAAAATTTCTTTTTTTCAGGAGAAAAACGTTTTCCTGATGAACATTAAAGATAATGGAAAAGGAGTCCCTGAAGAACATGCTGAAGGAAACGGCCTCCGGAATATGAAACGCAGAATGCAGGAACAGGAAGGAGAGTGCCAGATGGTCACCTCTGAATCAGGAACCCATCTGATTTTCAAAATTTTATTATATATTTAA